In Candidatus Desulfofervidus auxilii, one genomic interval encodes:
- the flgL gene encoding flagellar hook-associated protein FlgL: protein MRVTQKIIYSHIIENLGNITEDIKNLNEMISSGKKIRHPSDDPIGTVNILEIEKLLSSIKQYRRNVEFGNNWLRDMESVIQNSMETVVRAKEIAVQMANDTYNAAQRKDAAMEIDAILREMVSLANSKFQKKYIFSGYKTDTSPFEVTENADGKITSVTYNGDKNSIKIKISQNNYIKIGKYGTEIFGEETEESYAFSVLIRLRDALENNDISGIQNELDNLDQIHQRLSNNISDIGAKMNRLEIRKNIFSQSELDLQERLSTIQDTDIAEAITMLKSKEAIYQAALLSSTKITQISLVNYL, encoded by the coding sequence GAAATGATATCTAGTGGGAAAAAAATCAGACATCCTTCAGATGACCCTATAGGCACAGTTAATATTTTAGAAATAGAAAAATTACTTTCTTCTATAAAACAATACAGAAGAAACGTAGAATTTGGAAACAATTGGCTTAGAGATATGGAGAGTGTGATCCAAAACAGTATGGAAACTGTGGTAAGGGCCAAAGAAATTGCAGTTCAGATGGCAAATGATACTTACAATGCAGCACAGAGGAAAGATGCAGCTATGGAAATAGATGCTATCTTAAGGGAAATGGTATCTCTAGCAAATTCAAAGTTTCAGAAAAAATACATATTTTCTGGGTATAAAACAGACACTTCACCATTTGAAGTAACAGAGAATGCAGATGGAAAAATCACCAGTGTAACATATAATGGAGATAAAAATTCTATAAAAATAAAGATTTCTCAAAACAATTATATAAAAATTGGTAAATATGGCACAGAGATATTTGGTGAAGAAACTGAAGAAAGTTATGCCTTTTCTGTGCTTATTAGATTGAGAGATGCTTTAGAAAATAATGATATTTCTGGTATACAAAATGAGTTGGATAATCTTGATCAAATTCATCAACGTTTGAGTAATAACATTTCAGATATAGGCGCAAAGATGAATAGGCTAGAGATAAGAAAAAATATATTTTCACAAAGTGAGTTAGATTTGCAAGAAAGGTTATCTACCATTCAAGATACAGATATTGCAGAAGCCATTACAATGCTAAAATCCAAAGAGGCTATTTACCAAGCAGCACTTCTATCCTCTACTAAGATTACTCAAATAAGCTTAGTAAATTACCTGTAA
- a CDS encoding antitoxin, RHH family protein, with protein MPTKNPRLNVVLEHEVYQTLSKIAKKKGISLSLLARDLIKESLEIYEDIYWNEVAEKRDETFSYEKALSHKDIWK; from the coding sequence ATGCCTACAAAAAATCCACGATTAAATGTGGTATTAGAACATGAAGTTTATCAAACATTAAGCAAAATCGCTAAAAAAAAGGGAATTTCCTTATCACTTTTGGCCAGGGATTTGATCAAAGAGTCTTTAGAGATATATGAAGATATCTACTGGAATGAGGTAGCAGAAAAAAGGGATGAGACTTTTTCTTATGAAAAGGCATTATCTCATAAAGACATTTGGAAATAA